The Cervus canadensis isolate Bull #8, Minnesota chromosome 5, ASM1932006v1, whole genome shotgun sequence genome contains the following window.
CCGCCTTCTCGGCTTCCCCCAGGAGGAGGCCGGTGGCCTCGCTGCCGTCGTCCTGCCTCCTGAGACGCAGCTTGAGGCCGGCACGCGCCCTGCCCGCCGCCCACAGCTCCTTGGCCGTGACGAGCAGGGCGCATGGGTGTGGGGCTCTTGGCCACCCAGGGGGGCCCCACGGGAAGGGGTGTCCCCCCGCTGGGTCTGTCCAACTCATTTCACGTCCGGTGCCCCCCACGGCGTCCACGGGCTCCTCTGTGTCCAGCACCGGGAAGCAGGCACCCAGGGGCAGGAACAGGAGGTAGGGCAGGGAGTAAGGGCTCCGCATCTGgtccagaggagagagaggagagggttACACGCTGCACCCCAGGGCCACGCACAGCTGTCTGCATGCTTCCCGGGTTCCCAGGCCGCCATCAAAGGCGTGAGCTGGCGGCTCGGTTGAGCCCAGCCTACAAGCAGCGTGAGGAAGTGTCACCACGTTGGGGGACCCGGCCTTTATTTTCTTAGCAGGTTCAGGAGCCAGCTGCGCCAATTAGGCTGGTTCTCCCTCTCCTGCAATCTTTTGACGGCCTTGGCAGCTTAGCACACTAATTCCGCTGCCGCTGGGATGGCTTATAGGCGGCCCCGGGAGAGCTGAGCAAATTTGGGCTCATTCTTCCCTTATTATAATTATTGACTCCTGGGCCATATCATCTCAGAGCCATGGGGTAGAGTTAATAGCATCTACCCCTCTTCGTTTTCAACTCGATAATAAATGGGTCTGGTTAAGCTGTTTAGTGGGGATGCTCTGCTCATGTCTCTGTGACCTGGAAGCCAGTCGCTCCCGAAAGCAGGAAGCAGATCTGACGCCCAGCCTAACTCAGACGTCCTCCCAGAGAGGAGCGCTCGCCAGTCCCCACTGAGCACTAACTGTGTACCTGAGTGacagtgatagtcgctcagtcgtgtccgactctttgcgaccccacggactgtgtagcccgccaggctcctctgtccatggacttctccaggcaagaatactggagtgggtttctgtttcctcctccaacTGTGTAACCTGGCTGCTAGGTAAACCTTTGCCTGCACAGTTGTATTTTATCTTCACAGTAAACCTAACCTGAAGCCCTGttagtcccatttatttttttcaggcaagataaCTGTCACAAAGGCTAAGAGACGGTGCCCAGGCCCCACAGCTAGAAAGTAGAGGCCCTAGGGTTCCCGATTCTAATGGCCAGGGGGCTTCTTGGACTGTGGGCCAATTTAACCTTCCCCAACTGATGCTGTCCTTGAGGGCCTCCCTTATTCCCTTTTACAGAGGAGGCAGGACTCCCAAACAGGTGACGGGCCCAAGGTCTCAGTTCTGTAAGTGACAAAGCTAGGATGCAAGCCCGGGTCTAATTGGGCTGGGCACGGGAATCGCTCCTCTACCCCATGCACGGCGGTCCGTGGGGGATGCGAGACAGAAATAGAGCTTCCCCCCAGTGCCCCTGCCTTGGCAGTAATTGCTCGTTCCCTCACAAAGGAAGCCTCTTCGGTAACGACCACGGTGACTGGGAGCTGGCTGGTCCTCCGAGGAGGAGAGCTGAGGCTGGAATACAGGGAGTGGGTTCTGGAGAAGACAGCCCAGGCCTCCCAGAGGTCTTTCCAGAAATGGCTCCCTTGAAGACATTTCAAAGTGTACTCAGcccaaaagcttaaaaaaaaaaaacaaagcatgtCCCCCCTCCTCTTCCCAAATCCAGCCCTCCTCTTACCCGCCTCGGAGAAGCCTCTCCATCAGcgtctgggtggggtgggggctttcTCAAGAGGTGTCGTCCCCGCAGGAAGCGAGGCAGACAGCTTTGAGATAAAGGTGGGACTCCAGCTGGTAGATGAGTCTACCTGGAAATGGCCTCTGGGTCTCAAAAGGGGGGCGGGCAGcgccttctctccttccctttggGGGGACCGTGGACCCCTTCAGGAATCCAGTGGGAGCTTGGGACACTCCACACCGaaacctgggccccagcacaAGTTGGGCTCAGGCCCTAACATCCAGGACTTGGCAGGAGAAGACAGAGGGAGGCCCAGGGCTGAGCCCCGGAGGGCACCTGTGGTCAATCTCTGCCTGCTCTAGGCGGCAAGATGAGGTGTGGGTCTCCACCCTCGGGGCCTTCCCAGCCTGTGGGTCCCCAGGGTTCCTAGCGCCGAGTGCCCAGCTCCCGACCTGCAGGAGGCCTGAGTGCGATTCCTGCTGGGGATGGAGCGGTCGTACTCACGGTGCTGCGGGTCTGCTCCCGCTTGGGCGGCTGGACCCGGGCCAGGCTGGGCAGAGCTGCTCTGGGTTCCCGTCCGGGAGGTGCAGCTCCTGGGCGCTCCCTGCTTTATAtaggccccccaccccaccccgggggCCCGTGCCCTGAGCGCTCCTGATTGCTGTGcattcctgaccctgggattccaTTGGGGACCTGGTGGTGAAGGATGGAACTGTGCAGACTGTGCTGATAAAAGACCCAACACAAACAGGATGTGGTCTGATGAGAGGCCAGATGGGGCTGCCCTTTGCGCAAAGCCGGCCTTGCTTGGAGGAGCCGGGGCGCCTCGTTCAGTGTGAGTCACAGGCTTGGCCCCGGGGTCCCGCCCGGCCTGGAGGAACCCTAATGGTCCTGCCTTTGTTGGGTCTGCTTGCCGGGTCAGCACCTCTGCCCCTG
Protein-coding sequences here:
- the LOC122441270 gene encoding orexigenic neuropeptide QRFP, whose amino-acid sequence is MRSPYSLPYLLFLPLGACFPVLDTEEPVDAVGGTGREMSWTDPAGGHPFPWGPPGWPRAPHPCALLVTAKELWAAGRARAGLKLRLRRQDDGSEATGLLLGEAEKAGGLLGTLAEELNGYSRKKGGFSFRFGRG